In Cellvibrio polysaccharolyticus, a genomic segment contains:
- a CDS encoding glutaredoxin family protein produces the protein MVVKAVRNGLGLVIVFVSWLTNPKPMKRAAAEQADAQAKTEGLALYQRYACPFCVKTRRAIHRLNVNIEIRDIKNTVYRDELIAQGGRVMVPCLRIEEGGEVKWLYESNDIIQFLNARFG, from the coding sequence ATGGTAGTAAAAGCAGTAAGAAACGGCTTGGGCTTGGTTATTGTGTTTGTAAGCTGGCTTACCAATCCAAAGCCAATGAAACGTGCTGCGGCTGAGCAGGCGGATGCGCAGGCTAAAACGGAAGGTTTGGCGTTGTATCAGCGTTATGCGTGTCCTTTTTGTGTGAAAACTCGCCGTGCTATACATCGGTTGAATGTCAATATTGAGATCAGAGATATTAAAAATACGGTATATCGTGATGAATTAATCGCACAAGGCGGTCGTGTCATGGTGCCTTGCTTGCGTATTGAGGAGGGCGGTGAGGTGAAGTGGCTTTATGAATCTAACGATATTATTCAATTTTTAAATGCGCGGTTCGGCTAA
- a CDS encoding DUF3087 domain-containing protein, producing the protein MQLIDIDKARYQKHLKIVFISCAAFLAVSSLAVSQTLIALFPDESGSHFHWNLLGVVVSAFTVGWLLNKYRRHDFMREVTYVWELKQALNKITRKMPKLEKAALEGNRDALLAMQYSYAGSRFLWQLDDNTLTLDELAIKQLELDRLAEQFDVTLTVADYDEKILAAF; encoded by the coding sequence ATGCAGCTCATTGATATTGATAAGGCGCGTTATCAAAAACACTTGAAAATAGTGTTTATTAGCTGTGCCGCTTTCTTGGCAGTAAGCAGTTTGGCTGTGTCGCAAACGTTGATTGCGCTTTTCCCCGATGAAAGTGGCAGCCATTTTCATTGGAATTTGTTGGGTGTGGTAGTGAGTGCCTTTACTGTCGGTTGGCTGCTCAATAAGTATCGTCGTCACGATTTTATGCGTGAGGTTACCTATGTTTGGGAGTTGAAGCAGGCGTTGAATAAGATAACCCGCAAAATGCCAAAGCTCGAGAAAGCCGCGCTTGAGGGTAATAGAGATGCCTTGTTGGCGATGCAATACAGTTATGCCGGTTCGCGTTTTTTGTGGCAGCTGGACGACAATACCCTCACTCTGGATGAGTTGGCGATCAAGCAACTTGAGCTTGATCGCCTGGCAGAACAATTCGACGTAACCTTGACGGTAGCAGATTACGACGAGAAAATATTAGCTGCCTTTTAA
- a CDS encoding YgjP-like metallopeptidase domain-containing protein has translation MNQLKYLVGYQTETIQQVQKILDDGRLGEIILSRYPTPHAVRTDKQLYDYTMDLKSRFLGKSQPLSRVTYDSKIKVIQHALGQHHYITKAHGNKTKTVNEIKIASVFKNGPEAFLKMITTHELAHFREKEHNKSFYQLCRHMEPQYHQYEFDLRLYLTYLDLYGDLYS, from the coding sequence ATGAATCAACTTAAATACCTTGTTGGCTACCAAACGGAAACTATCCAACAAGTCCAAAAAATACTTGATGATGGAAGGTTGGGCGAAATTATTTTGAGCCGCTATCCCACGCCTCATGCGGTTCGCACTGACAAGCAACTCTATGATTACACCATGGATCTTAAAAGCAGGTTTCTGGGGAAATCCCAGCCATTAAGCCGCGTTACCTATGACTCAAAGATAAAAGTTATTCAGCACGCCCTGGGGCAACATCATTACATCACCAAAGCCCACGGCAACAAAACCAAAACCGTCAATGAGATCAAAATCGCAAGCGTATTCAAGAATGGGCCGGAAGCTTTTCTAAAAATGATAACGACCCATGAACTTGCCCACTTTCGAGAAAAAGAGCACAACAAAAGCTTCTATCAGCTATGCCGACATATGGAGCCGCAATACCACCAGTACGAGTTCGACCTGCGTCTGTATTTAACTTATCTGGATCTTTACGGAGATCTTTACTCGTAA
- the guaA gene encoding glutamine-hydrolyzing GMP synthase — translation MTQDIHAQRILILDFGSQYTQLIARRVREIGVFSEIRAFDMDEAEIREYNPSGIILAGGPESTTEAGSPRAPQVVFDLGVPVLGICYGMQTMAMQMGGMVESSNIREFGYAQIKVEGQASLLHDIKDHLDTDGSALLDVWMSHGDKVTVMPEGFELMASTPSCAIAGMYNEAKKFYGVQFHPEVTHTLQGKRIVEHFVLQLCGCEPLWTPAAIVEDAIKKVQEQVGTDKVLLGLSGGVDSSVVAALLHRAIGDQLTCVFVDNGLLRKNEGDQVMKMFADNMGVRVIRADAEELFLGNLKGESDPEKKRKIIGNTFIDVFDAEATKLKDVKWLAQGTIYPDVIESAAGKTGKAHVIKSHHNVGGLPEDMAFKLVEPLRELFKDEVRAIGLELGLPYDMVYRHPFPGPGLGVRILGEVKKEYADILREADAIFLEELHAADWYHKTSQAFVVFLPVKSVGVVGDGRRYEWVVSLRAVETIDFMTARWAHLPYDLLEKVSNRIINEISGISRVAYDVSSKPPATIEWE, via the coding sequence ATGACTCAAGACATTCACGCGCAACGCATTTTGATCCTCGACTTCGGATCGCAATACACCCAATTGATCGCCCGCCGTGTGCGCGAAATTGGCGTCTTCTCGGAAATCCGCGCCTTCGATATGGACGAAGCCGAAATTCGCGAATACAACCCCAGCGGTATTATTCTCGCGGGCGGCCCCGAATCTACCACCGAAGCCGGTTCACCGCGTGCACCGCAAGTTGTGTTTGATCTCGGCGTGCCGGTTTTGGGTATTTGCTACGGCATGCAAACCATGGCGATGCAAATGGGCGGCATGGTGGAATCTTCCAACATTCGTGAATTTGGCTACGCGCAAATCAAAGTAGAAGGCCAGGCCTCGCTGCTGCACGACATCAAAGACCATCTGGACACCGACGGCAGCGCATTGCTGGACGTATGGATGAGCCACGGTGACAAAGTAACTGTAATGCCGGAAGGTTTTGAATTGATGGCTTCCACGCCGTCTTGTGCTATCGCCGGTATGTATAACGAAGCGAAAAAATTCTACGGTGTGCAATTCCACCCGGAAGTAACCCACACGCTGCAAGGCAAGCGCATTGTTGAGCACTTCGTACTGCAATTGTGCGGTTGCGAACCGCTGTGGACGCCAGCCGCGATTGTTGAAGACGCCATCAAAAAAGTGCAAGAGCAAGTGGGTACCGACAAAGTGCTGCTTGGCCTGTCCGGCGGTGTAGACTCCTCAGTAGTTGCTGCACTCTTGCACCGCGCCATTGGCGACCAGCTTACCTGCGTATTTGTAGACAACGGTTTGTTGCGCAAAAACGAAGGCGACCAGGTGATGAAAATGTTCGCTGACAACATGGGCGTGCGTGTCATTCGTGCCGATGCAGAAGAACTTTTTCTCGGCAACCTGAAAGGCGAAAGCGACCCGGAGAAAAAACGTAAAATTATCGGTAATACCTTTATCGATGTGTTCGATGCAGAAGCCACCAAACTGAAAGACGTAAAATGGTTGGCACAAGGCACCATTTACCCGGACGTTATTGAATCGGCTGCTGGAAAAACCGGTAAAGCACATGTCATTAAATCGCACCACAACGTGGGCGGTTTGCCGGAAGATATGGCGTTCAAACTGGTTGAACCGCTGCGCGAATTATTTAAAGACGAAGTGCGCGCAATTGGTCTGGAACTCGGCCTGCCATACGACATGGTATACCGTCACCCATTCCCCGGCCCCGGTTTGGGCGTGCGCATTCTCGGTGAAGTGAAAAAAGAATACGCCGATATTCTGCGCGAAGCCGATGCCATCTTCCTCGAAGAATTACACGCTGCCGACTGGTACCACAAAACCAGCCAGGCGTTTGTTGTATTCCTGCCGGTTAAATCCGTTGGTGTAGTAGGCGATGGCCGCCGTTATGAGTGGGTAGTTTCCCTGCGCGCTGTAGAAACCATCGACTTCATGACCGCCCGCTGGGCGCACCTGCCATACGACCTGCTGGAAAAAGTCTCCAACCGCATCATCAACGAAATCAGCGGCATCTCGCGCGTTGCGTATGACGTGTCCAGCAAGCCGCCGGCTACGATTGAGTGGGAGTGA
- a CDS encoding VF530 family protein, with product MSEDINFKNNPLHGLSLVKLLNEIVDHYGFEILYAYLNINCFKTNPSIESSVKFLKKTDWAREKVEGFYLYQYKSLPKASAQEFEYAPRDRVIPEDDKPGEPAELSLADAARLKEKRDRKTASYGRDRRR from the coding sequence ATGAGCGAAGACATCAACTTTAAAAACAACCCTTTACACGGGTTAAGCCTGGTAAAGTTATTAAACGAAATAGTCGATCATTATGGTTTTGAAATCCTCTACGCCTACCTCAATATTAACTGTTTTAAAACCAACCCCAGTATTGAGTCCAGCGTAAAATTTTTAAAAAAAACCGACTGGGCGAGAGAAAAAGTAGAAGGTTTTTATTTGTATCAATATAAAAGCTTGCCCAAAGCATCCGCGCAAGAATTTGAATATGCCCCCAGAGATCGCGTTATCCCTGAAGACGACAAACCAGGTGAACCAGCCGAGTTAAGTTTGGCCGATGCGGCACGACTCAAAGAAAAACGAGACAGAAAAACCGCCAGTTACGGCAGAGATAGAAGGCGCTAA